Proteins from one Hevea brasiliensis isolate MT/VB/25A 57/8 unplaced genomic scaffold, ASM3005281v1 Scaf521, whole genome shotgun sequence genomic window:
- the LOC110637396 gene encoding probable LRR receptor-like serine/threonine-protein kinase At3g47570, with amino-acid sequence MWSQPSKSHLLGLRRAESFGSVSPYIGNLSFLRLINLQNNSLRGEIPQQLGKLFRLQKFFVNNNSLNGTIPLNLTRCFQLNTIYLQWNNLAGKIPEELGSLPKLEKLGLCNNHLTGEIPPSLGNLSSLTTFSATFNDLEGSIPNEMGRLKSLNSFAVGVNRLSGIIPPSLFNITSLSSLVFAANQLSGSLPDNIFFTLPNLQAFLVGGNYLSGPIPNSLSNASQLQLVDMGKNKFVGQVPTNLGNLQSILQLRFGFNNLGSNSSNDLLFLTSLTNCSNLQIFSIPRNNFAGVLPDSVANFSTGLIRLYMGGNEITGIIPVAMENLVNLIDLQFEENLFTGFIPSQFGKLQKLQSLFLRYNQLSGQIPSSIGNLTQLSRVLMSGNKLEGSIPSSIRNCQHLYAVHIAENRLSGELPEEVLGLTSLSKILNLSFNSFTGHLPTEVGKLKNVNTLDISENNLSGEIPETIGGCLSLEYLYMQGNFFQGTIPSSLASLKGLQYLDLSRNNLSGQIPKDLQEIPYLQYLNLSFNDLEGEVPERGVFTNVSALSLIGNNKLCGGVPELGLPKCHTKILKKVKSHTLKLVVAIACVVPTLLSILIFFLIRWMRKSRTKPSVAPLEMNHLLKVSYKDLYQGTDGFSCSNLIGSGGFSSVYKGFLPQVQTPVAVKVLNLEQTGAIKSFMAECNSLGNIRHRNLVKLLTCCSSLDYKTNAFKALIFEYMGNGSLEKWLHPCAEGENQKRSLNLLQRLNIAIDVASALHYLHDLCGKPIIHCDLKPSNVLLDDDMVAHVSDFGLAKLFSINSNLSLSQISTTRINGTVGYVAPGPPFYIPSPSHIQFHINSP; translated from the exons ATGTGGTCGCAGCCATCAAAGAGTCACCTCCTTGGTCTTAGAAGGGCAGAATCTTTTGGTTCTGTGTCACCATATATTGGCAACCTCAGTTTTCTTAGGTTGATCAACCTCCAAAACAACAGCTTAAGGGGCGAAATTCCGCAGCAACTTGGCAAGTTGTTCCGACTGCAGAAGTTCTTTGTCAACAATAACTCATTAAATGGTACAATTCCACTCAACTTGACTCGCTGTTTCCagctcaacacaatatatttacaGTGGAATAATCTTGCTGGAAAGATCCCAGAAGAACTTGGCTCCCTGCCAAAGCTGGAAAAGCTTGGACTTTGCAATAACCATCTGACAGGAGAAATTCCTCCTTCTTTAGGCAACCTTTCATCACTTACCACGTTTTCTGCAACATTTAATGATCTGGAAGGAAGTATTCCAAATGAGATGGGTCGATTAAAAAGCTTGAATAGTTTTGCCGTTGGAGTTAATAGATTATCAGGTATAATCCCTCCATCTCTTTTCAACATCACATCTTTGAGTTCTCTGGTATTTGCTGCCAATCAACTTAGTGGGAGTCTACCTGACAATATTTTCTTCACTCTCCCAAATCTTCAAGCTTTTTTAGTCGGTGGAAACTATTTGTCTGGCCCAATTCCAAATTCATTGTCTAATGCCTCTCAGCTTCAACTTGTTGATATGGGCAAGAACAAATTTGTGGGACAAGTTCCCACTAATCTTGGAAATTTACAGAGTATCTTACAGCTGAGATTCGGGTTCAATAATCTTGGAAGTAATTCATCGAATGACTTACTTTTCTTGACCTCCTTGACAAATTGTAGTAATCTACAAATCTTCTCTATCCCCAGAAATAATTTTGCAGGTGTCTTGCCAGACTCTGTAGCCAATTTTTCAACTGGGCTCATTAGAttatatatgggaggaaatgaaaTCACTGGAATTATTCCTGTGGCAATGGAGAATCTTGTCAACTTAATTGATTTGCAATTCGAAGAAAACCTTTTCACAGGTTTCATCCCATCTCAGTTTGGAAAGCTTCAAAAGCTACAATCATTATTTTTAAGATACAATCAATTGTCTGGTCAAATTCCGTCCTCCATTGGTAACCTCACTCAATTATCTCGTGTATTGATGTCTGGAAACAAATTGGAAGGAAGCATTCCTTCAAGTATTAGAAATTGCCAACATTTATATGCTGTACATATTGCAGAAAATAGACTCAGCGGAGAGTTACCTGAGGAAGTTTTAGGTCTTACTTCTTTATCAAAAATACTGAACTTATCTTTTAACTCTTTCACTGGGCACTTACCAACAGAAGTGGGAAAGCTTAAAAATGTAAATACACTAGATATCTCAGAAAACAATCTTTCAGGTGAAATTCCTGAAACCATTGGAGGTTGCTTGAGCCTAGAATATCTTTATATGCAAGGAAATTTTTTCCAAGGAACCATCCCTTCATCTTTAGCTTCCCTTAAAGGCCTTCAATATTTAGATCTTTCGCGAAACAACTTGTCAGGACAAATTCCCAAAGATCTCCAAGAAATCCCTTATCTCCAATACTTGAATCTTTCGTTCAATGATCTTGAGGGAGAGGTACCAGAAAGAGGAGTATTTACTAATGTCAGTGCATTATCACTGATCGGGAATAACAAGCTTTGCGGTGGTGTCCCAGAACTTGGTTTACCAAAATGCCATACTAAAATCTTGAAGAAAGTGAAATCCCACACTCTTAAGCTAGTGGTTGCAATTGCTTGTGTGGTTCCAACTCTGCTTTCGATTCTGATCTTTTTTCTTATTCGCTGGATGAGAAAATCAAGAACCAAGCCTTCTGTTGCACCCTTAGAAATGAACCACCTTCTAAAGGTATCTTATAAAGACCTTTATCAAGGAACGGATGGATTCTCTTGTAGCAATTTAATTGGTTCAGGTGGCTTTAGCTCTGTGTATAAAGGATTTCTACCTCAAGTCCAAACACCAGTAGCTGTTAAGGTCCTCAACCTCGAGCAAACGGGTGCCATTAAGAGCTTCATGGCTGAATGCAATTCCCTGGGGAATATAAGGCATCGAAATCTTGTTAAGCTCTTAACATGTTGCTCCAGCTTAGATTACAAAACAAATGCATTCAAGGCATTAATTTTTGAATATATGGGGAATGGAAGCCTAGAAAAGTGGCTGCATCCATGTGCAGAAGGTGAAAATCAGAAAAGAAGCTTGAACCTTCTTCAAAGACTCAATATCGCCATTGATGTAGCATCAGCATTGCATTATCTACATGACCTCTGTGGAAAGCCTATCATTCATTGTGACCTGAAACCCAGCAATGTTCTTCTTGATGATGACATGGTTGCTCATGTAAGTGATTTTGGCCTAGCAAAACTCTTCTCAATCAACAGCAATTTATCTCTGAGTCAAATCAGCACAACTAGAATCAATGGAACCGTTGGTTATGTTGCTCCAG GACCACCGTTCTATATCCCATCTCCAAGCCACATTCAGTTCCATATAAATTCCCCCTGA